The Nerophis ophidion isolate RoL-2023_Sa linkage group LG07, RoL_Noph_v1.0, whole genome shotgun sequence genome contains a region encoding:
- the sorbs3 gene encoding vinexin isoform X2, with product MQSQRRLEAVGCPNGFSREPGGPSGQHILNSPDLTQEVVISPGLPTPPLSPFRSARVASGEFKASELNGSGLTSPSFGSYYGPSHPHGDLTNGMNSPTREERLIKFSGIGPVDETGMPIASRSSVNKPRDWYKSMFRQIHKKPEDSDLEDSESWTTRRLSANTEDEDADKHLFKLTPHGALPDWSQDVSELSDPGKQQRKPRSIFDFEPGKEVSSVGLKQNPVSPQTQPEKSPSVEASLVSELSRFEAELDLDIQGLETRLSQKKRPQRQGWGEEARTRDTTAAAKKGTTKYSNPSAPKQPIHHSVGPSPAFTHTFDRLSGANDTMERSPKKEEKKMKAARAKFNFQAQSQKELTLHRGDIVYIHRQVDANWFEGEHHGRAGIFPTTYVEVLPPSEKPTPIKTPNLQVLDYGEAVALYTFNADLPVELSFRKGEVISITRCVDDKWLEGRISGTNRSGIFPASYVQVNKMPRTKYTTDDYSAGQLSPLSPGPQSPGRPLHSPCLQSPLSPSSPISVSPTQTHSPLKSSSPLPYGAASQPRSPALCKETANRWSPGSSKPSSPANHNCASPSAQSPASARSTGEPTVNTSRFNDLSQGALSNPHPNSLPPAQVPNADGSTVVQQQPYKAVYNYKPQNADELELREGDIVQVMEKCDDGWFVGTSERTHAFGTFPGNYVSPV from the exons ATGCAGTCGCAG CGACGTCTTGAAGCGGTTGGCTGTCCAAATGGCTTTTCCAGGGAGCCCGGGGGTCCTTCTGGTCAGCACATCCTAAATTCTCCAGATCTGACCCAAGAGGTGGTCATCTCCCCTGGACTGCCTACTCCTCCCCTGAGCCCCTTCCGCTCTGCCAGAGTTGCATCTGGAGAGTTTAAG GCGTCAGAGCTCAATGGAAGTGGACTAACGTCTCCAAGTTTTGGATCATACTATGGCCCCTCACATCCACATG GGGACCTCACCAATGGGATGAATTCACCCACGAGGGAGGAACGGCTCATCAAATTCTCAGGAATTGGCCCAGTGGATGAAACAGGGATGCCCATTGCCTCCAGATCA AGTGTAAACAAGCCAAGGGATTGGTACAAGAGCATGTTCAGACAAATTCACAAGAAGCCAGAGG ACTCTGATTTGGAGGATTCAGAGAGCTGGACCACTAGAC GCCTGTCTGCTAACACAGAGGATGAAGACGCAGACAAGCACCTCTTCAAACTAACGCCACATGGAGCCTTGCCAGACTG GAGCCAGGATGTCAGCGAGCTGTCAGACCCAGGAAAGCAGCAACGTAAACCTAGGAGCATATTCGACTTCGAGCCCGGAAAAGAGGTCTCCTCTGTAGGCCTCAAGCAG AACCCGGTGTCCCCACAAACACAGCCCGAGAAGTCCCCATCTGTTGAG GCCAGTCTGGTCTCAGAGCTGAGTCGGTTTGAGGCCGAGTTGGACTTGGATATCCAAGGCCTGGAGACGAGACTTTCCCAGAAGAAGCGGCCGCAGCGTCAAGGCTGGGGTGAG GAGGCCAGGACCAGGGACACCACTGCCGCTGCAAAGAAAGGAACCACAAAATACAG CAACCCATCAGCACCAAAGCAACCCATCCATCACTCTGTTGGCCCTTCACCAGCCTTCACTCATACATTTG ATCGACTTTCTGGTGCAAATGATACAATGGAGCGTTCGCCTAAGAAAGAAGAGAAGAAG ATGAAAGCAGCACGGGCCAAATTTAATTTCCAGGCTCAGTCACAAAA GGAGCTCACACTGCACAGAGGCGACATTGTTTACATCCACAGACAAGTGGACGCCAACTGGTTTGAAGGAGAACATCACGGCAGAGCGGGCATCTTCCCCACCACCTATGTGGAG GTTCTTCCGCCGTCAGAGAAGCCAACACCGATAAAGACCCCCAATTTACAGGTGCTAGACTATGGCGAAGCAGTGGCGTTGTATACTTTCAATGCCGACCTTCCAGTTGAACTTTCTTTTCGGAAA GGAGAAGTAATAAGTATAACCAGATGTGTGGATGACAAATGGCTGGAGGGGAGGATCTCAGGGACCAACCGGAGTGGCATCTTCCCCGCCAGCTACGTGCAGGTCAACAAGATGCCCCGCACCAAATACACCACGGATGACTACTCAGCAGGCCAATTGTCTCCTCTGTCCCCCGGACCGCAGAGTCCAGGACGTCCGCTCCACTCGCCTTGTCTGCAGTCACCTCTGTCCCCTTCCAGTCCCATCTCTGTCAGCCCCACACAAACTCACTCCCCCCTGAAGTCATCTTCACCTCTACCTTATGGTGCTGCTTCTCAGCCACGCTCTCCTGCGTTGTGCAAAGAAACAGCCAATCGATGGTCTCCCGGTTCCTCCAAACCTTCTTCCCCTGCCAATCACAACTGTGCGTCACCTTCTGCTCAGTCACCAGCTTCTGCACGAAGCACAGGAGAGCCAACAGTAAACACTTCCAGATTTAATGATCTCTCGCAG GGCGCTCTGTCCAATCCTCATCCCAACTCACTCCCACCTGCCCAGGTGCCAAACGCTGACGGTTCCACTGTGGTGCAACAACAACC ATACAAAGCAGTGTACAATTACAAACCCCAGAATGCTGATGAGTTGGAGCTCAGGGAAGGCGACATTGTACAAGTGATGGAGAAATGTGATGATGGCTGGTTTGTAG
- the sorbs3 gene encoding vinexin isoform X1, with protein MQSQRRLEAVGCPNGFSREPGGPSGQHILNSPDLTQEVVISPGLPTPPLSPFRSARVASGEFKASELNGSGLTSPSFGSYYGPSHPHGDLTNGMNSPTREERLIKFSGIGPVDETGMPIASRSSVNKPRDWYKSMFRQIHKKPEDSDLEDSESWTTRRLSANTEDEDADKHLFKLTPHGALPDWSQDVSELSDPGKQQRKPRSIFDFEPGKEVSSVGLKQNPVSPQTQPEKSPSVEASLVSELSRFEAELDLDIQGLETRLSQKKRPQRQGWGEEARTRDTTAAAKKGTTKYSNPSAPKQPIHHSVGPSPAFTHTFVDRLSGANDTMERSPKKEEKKMKAARAKFNFQAQSQKELTLHRGDIVYIHRQVDANWFEGEHHGRAGIFPTTYVEVLPPSEKPTPIKTPNLQVLDYGEAVALYTFNADLPVELSFRKGEVISITRCVDDKWLEGRISGTNRSGIFPASYVQVNKMPRTKYTTDDYSAGQLSPLSPGPQSPGRPLHSPCLQSPLSPSSPISVSPTQTHSPLKSSSPLPYGAASQPRSPALCKETANRWSPGSSKPSSPANHNCASPSAQSPASARSTGEPTVNTSRFNDLSQGALSNPHPNSLPPAQVPNADGSTVVQQQPYKAVYNYKPQNADELELREGDIVQVMEKCDDGWFVGTSERTHAFGTFPGNYVSPV; from the exons ATGCAGTCGCAG CGACGTCTTGAAGCGGTTGGCTGTCCAAATGGCTTTTCCAGGGAGCCCGGGGGTCCTTCTGGTCAGCACATCCTAAATTCTCCAGATCTGACCCAAGAGGTGGTCATCTCCCCTGGACTGCCTACTCCTCCCCTGAGCCCCTTCCGCTCTGCCAGAGTTGCATCTGGAGAGTTTAAG GCGTCAGAGCTCAATGGAAGTGGACTAACGTCTCCAAGTTTTGGATCATACTATGGCCCCTCACATCCACATG GGGACCTCACCAATGGGATGAATTCACCCACGAGGGAGGAACGGCTCATCAAATTCTCAGGAATTGGCCCAGTGGATGAAACAGGGATGCCCATTGCCTCCAGATCA AGTGTAAACAAGCCAAGGGATTGGTACAAGAGCATGTTCAGACAAATTCACAAGAAGCCAGAGG ACTCTGATTTGGAGGATTCAGAGAGCTGGACCACTAGAC GCCTGTCTGCTAACACAGAGGATGAAGACGCAGACAAGCACCTCTTCAAACTAACGCCACATGGAGCCTTGCCAGACTG GAGCCAGGATGTCAGCGAGCTGTCAGACCCAGGAAAGCAGCAACGTAAACCTAGGAGCATATTCGACTTCGAGCCCGGAAAAGAGGTCTCCTCTGTAGGCCTCAAGCAG AACCCGGTGTCCCCACAAACACAGCCCGAGAAGTCCCCATCTGTTGAG GCCAGTCTGGTCTCAGAGCTGAGTCGGTTTGAGGCCGAGTTGGACTTGGATATCCAAGGCCTGGAGACGAGACTTTCCCAGAAGAAGCGGCCGCAGCGTCAAGGCTGGGGTGAG GAGGCCAGGACCAGGGACACCACTGCCGCTGCAAAGAAAGGAACCACAAAATACAG CAACCCATCAGCACCAAAGCAACCCATCCATCACTCTGTTGGCCCTTCACCAGCCTTCACTCATACATTTG TAGATCGACTTTCTGGTGCAAATGATACAATGGAGCGTTCGCCTAAGAAAGAAGAGAAGAAG ATGAAAGCAGCACGGGCCAAATTTAATTTCCAGGCTCAGTCACAAAA GGAGCTCACACTGCACAGAGGCGACATTGTTTACATCCACAGACAAGTGGACGCCAACTGGTTTGAAGGAGAACATCACGGCAGAGCGGGCATCTTCCCCACCACCTATGTGGAG GTTCTTCCGCCGTCAGAGAAGCCAACACCGATAAAGACCCCCAATTTACAGGTGCTAGACTATGGCGAAGCAGTGGCGTTGTATACTTTCAATGCCGACCTTCCAGTTGAACTTTCTTTTCGGAAA GGAGAAGTAATAAGTATAACCAGATGTGTGGATGACAAATGGCTGGAGGGGAGGATCTCAGGGACCAACCGGAGTGGCATCTTCCCCGCCAGCTACGTGCAGGTCAACAAGATGCCCCGCACCAAATACACCACGGATGACTACTCAGCAGGCCAATTGTCTCCTCTGTCCCCCGGACCGCAGAGTCCAGGACGTCCGCTCCACTCGCCTTGTCTGCAGTCACCTCTGTCCCCTTCCAGTCCCATCTCTGTCAGCCCCACACAAACTCACTCCCCCCTGAAGTCATCTTCACCTCTACCTTATGGTGCTGCTTCTCAGCCACGCTCTCCTGCGTTGTGCAAAGAAACAGCCAATCGATGGTCTCCCGGTTCCTCCAAACCTTCTTCCCCTGCCAATCACAACTGTGCGTCACCTTCTGCTCAGTCACCAGCTTCTGCACGAAGCACAGGAGAGCCAACAGTAAACACTTCCAGATTTAATGATCTCTCGCAG GGCGCTCTGTCCAATCCTCATCCCAACTCACTCCCACCTGCCCAGGTGCCAAACGCTGACGGTTCCACTGTGGTGCAACAACAACC ATACAAAGCAGTGTACAATTACAAACCCCAGAATGCTGATGAGTTGGAGCTCAGGGAAGGCGACATTGTACAAGTGATGGAGAAATGTGATGATGGCTGGTTTGTAG
- the sorbs3 gene encoding vinexin isoform X5, with translation MQSQRRLEAVGCPNGFSREPGGPSGQHILNSPDLTQEVVISPGLPTPPLSPFRSARVASGEFKASELNGSGLTSPSFGSYYGPSHPHGDLTNGMNSPTREERLIKFSGIGPVDETGMPIASRSSVNKPRDWYKSMFRQIHKKPEDSDLEDSESWTTRRLSANTEDEDADKHLFKLTPHGALPDWSQDVSELSDPGKQQRKPRSIFDFEPGKEVSSVGLKQNPVSPQTQPEKSPSVEEARTRDTTAAAKKGTTKYSNPSAPKQPIHHSVGPSPAFTHTFDRLSGANDTMERSPKKEEKKMKAARAKFNFQAQSQKELTLHRGDIVYIHRQVDANWFEGEHHGRAGIFPTTYVEVLPPSEKPTPIKTPNLQVLDYGEAVALYTFNADLPVELSFRKGEVISITRCVDDKWLEGRISGTNRSGIFPASYVQVNKMPRTKYTTDDYSAGQLSPLSPGPQSPGRPLHSPCLQSPLSPSSPISVSPTQTHSPLKSSSPLPYGAASQPRSPALCKETANRWSPGSSKPSSPANHNCASPSAQSPASARSTGEPTVNTSRFNDLSQGALSNPHPNSLPPAQVPNADGSTVVQQQPYKAVYNYKPQNADELELREGDIVQVMEKCDDGWFVGTSERTHAFGTFPGNYVSPV, from the exons ATGCAGTCGCAG CGACGTCTTGAAGCGGTTGGCTGTCCAAATGGCTTTTCCAGGGAGCCCGGGGGTCCTTCTGGTCAGCACATCCTAAATTCTCCAGATCTGACCCAAGAGGTGGTCATCTCCCCTGGACTGCCTACTCCTCCCCTGAGCCCCTTCCGCTCTGCCAGAGTTGCATCTGGAGAGTTTAAG GCGTCAGAGCTCAATGGAAGTGGACTAACGTCTCCAAGTTTTGGATCATACTATGGCCCCTCACATCCACATG GGGACCTCACCAATGGGATGAATTCACCCACGAGGGAGGAACGGCTCATCAAATTCTCAGGAATTGGCCCAGTGGATGAAACAGGGATGCCCATTGCCTCCAGATCA AGTGTAAACAAGCCAAGGGATTGGTACAAGAGCATGTTCAGACAAATTCACAAGAAGCCAGAGG ACTCTGATTTGGAGGATTCAGAGAGCTGGACCACTAGAC GCCTGTCTGCTAACACAGAGGATGAAGACGCAGACAAGCACCTCTTCAAACTAACGCCACATGGAGCCTTGCCAGACTG GAGCCAGGATGTCAGCGAGCTGTCAGACCCAGGAAAGCAGCAACGTAAACCTAGGAGCATATTCGACTTCGAGCCCGGAAAAGAGGTCTCCTCTGTAGGCCTCAAGCAG AACCCGGTGTCCCCACAAACACAGCCCGAGAAGTCCCCATCTGTTGAG GAGGCCAGGACCAGGGACACCACTGCCGCTGCAAAGAAAGGAACCACAAAATACAG CAACCCATCAGCACCAAAGCAACCCATCCATCACTCTGTTGGCCCTTCACCAGCCTTCACTCATACATTTG ATCGACTTTCTGGTGCAAATGATACAATGGAGCGTTCGCCTAAGAAAGAAGAGAAGAAG ATGAAAGCAGCACGGGCCAAATTTAATTTCCAGGCTCAGTCACAAAA GGAGCTCACACTGCACAGAGGCGACATTGTTTACATCCACAGACAAGTGGACGCCAACTGGTTTGAAGGAGAACATCACGGCAGAGCGGGCATCTTCCCCACCACCTATGTGGAG GTTCTTCCGCCGTCAGAGAAGCCAACACCGATAAAGACCCCCAATTTACAGGTGCTAGACTATGGCGAAGCAGTGGCGTTGTATACTTTCAATGCCGACCTTCCAGTTGAACTTTCTTTTCGGAAA GGAGAAGTAATAAGTATAACCAGATGTGTGGATGACAAATGGCTGGAGGGGAGGATCTCAGGGACCAACCGGAGTGGCATCTTCCCCGCCAGCTACGTGCAGGTCAACAAGATGCCCCGCACCAAATACACCACGGATGACTACTCAGCAGGCCAATTGTCTCCTCTGTCCCCCGGACCGCAGAGTCCAGGACGTCCGCTCCACTCGCCTTGTCTGCAGTCACCTCTGTCCCCTTCCAGTCCCATCTCTGTCAGCCCCACACAAACTCACTCCCCCCTGAAGTCATCTTCACCTCTACCTTATGGTGCTGCTTCTCAGCCACGCTCTCCTGCGTTGTGCAAAGAAACAGCCAATCGATGGTCTCCCGGTTCCTCCAAACCTTCTTCCCCTGCCAATCACAACTGTGCGTCACCTTCTGCTCAGTCACCAGCTTCTGCACGAAGCACAGGAGAGCCAACAGTAAACACTTCCAGATTTAATGATCTCTCGCAG GGCGCTCTGTCCAATCCTCATCCCAACTCACTCCCACCTGCCCAGGTGCCAAACGCTGACGGTTCCACTGTGGTGCAACAACAACC ATACAAAGCAGTGTACAATTACAAACCCCAGAATGCTGATGAGTTGGAGCTCAGGGAAGGCGACATTGTACAAGTGATGGAGAAATGTGATGATGGCTGGTTTGTAG
- the sorbs3 gene encoding vinexin isoform X6 — protein MQSQRRLEAVGCPNGFSREPGGPSGQHILNSPDLTQEVVISPGLPTPPLSPFRSARVASGEFKASELNGSGLTSPSFGSYYGPSHPHGDLTNGMNSPTREERLIKFSGIGPVDETGMPIASRSSVNKPRDWYKSMFRQIHKKPEDSDLEDSESWTTRRLSANTEDEDADKHLFKLTPHGALPDWSQDVSELSDPGKQQRKPRSIFDFEPGKEVSSVGLKQNPVSPQTQPEKSPSVEASLVSELSRFEAELDLDIQGLETRLSQKKRPQRQGWGEEARTRDTTAAAKKGTTKYSNPSAPKQPIHHSVGPSPAFTHTFVDRLSGANDTMERSPKKEEKKMKAARAKFNFQAQSQKELTLHRGDIVYIHRQVDANWFEGEHHGRAGIFPTTYVEVLPPSEKPTPIKTPNLQVLDYGEAVALYTFNADLPVELSFRKGEVISITRCVDDKWLEGRISGTNRSGIFPASYVQGALSNPHPNSLPPAQVPNADGSTVVQQQPYKAVYNYKPQNADELELREGDIVQVMEKCDDGWFVGTSERTHAFGTFPGNYVSPV, from the exons ATGCAGTCGCAG CGACGTCTTGAAGCGGTTGGCTGTCCAAATGGCTTTTCCAGGGAGCCCGGGGGTCCTTCTGGTCAGCACATCCTAAATTCTCCAGATCTGACCCAAGAGGTGGTCATCTCCCCTGGACTGCCTACTCCTCCCCTGAGCCCCTTCCGCTCTGCCAGAGTTGCATCTGGAGAGTTTAAG GCGTCAGAGCTCAATGGAAGTGGACTAACGTCTCCAAGTTTTGGATCATACTATGGCCCCTCACATCCACATG GGGACCTCACCAATGGGATGAATTCACCCACGAGGGAGGAACGGCTCATCAAATTCTCAGGAATTGGCCCAGTGGATGAAACAGGGATGCCCATTGCCTCCAGATCA AGTGTAAACAAGCCAAGGGATTGGTACAAGAGCATGTTCAGACAAATTCACAAGAAGCCAGAGG ACTCTGATTTGGAGGATTCAGAGAGCTGGACCACTAGAC GCCTGTCTGCTAACACAGAGGATGAAGACGCAGACAAGCACCTCTTCAAACTAACGCCACATGGAGCCTTGCCAGACTG GAGCCAGGATGTCAGCGAGCTGTCAGACCCAGGAAAGCAGCAACGTAAACCTAGGAGCATATTCGACTTCGAGCCCGGAAAAGAGGTCTCCTCTGTAGGCCTCAAGCAG AACCCGGTGTCCCCACAAACACAGCCCGAGAAGTCCCCATCTGTTGAG GCCAGTCTGGTCTCAGAGCTGAGTCGGTTTGAGGCCGAGTTGGACTTGGATATCCAAGGCCTGGAGACGAGACTTTCCCAGAAGAAGCGGCCGCAGCGTCAAGGCTGGGGTGAG GAGGCCAGGACCAGGGACACCACTGCCGCTGCAAAGAAAGGAACCACAAAATACAG CAACCCATCAGCACCAAAGCAACCCATCCATCACTCTGTTGGCCCTTCACCAGCCTTCACTCATACATTTG TAGATCGACTTTCTGGTGCAAATGATACAATGGAGCGTTCGCCTAAGAAAGAAGAGAAGAAG ATGAAAGCAGCACGGGCCAAATTTAATTTCCAGGCTCAGTCACAAAA GGAGCTCACACTGCACAGAGGCGACATTGTTTACATCCACAGACAAGTGGACGCCAACTGGTTTGAAGGAGAACATCACGGCAGAGCGGGCATCTTCCCCACCACCTATGTGGAG GTTCTTCCGCCGTCAGAGAAGCCAACACCGATAAAGACCCCCAATTTACAGGTGCTAGACTATGGCGAAGCAGTGGCGTTGTATACTTTCAATGCCGACCTTCCAGTTGAACTTTCTTTTCGGAAA GGAGAAGTAATAAGTATAACCAGATGTGTGGATGACAAATGGCTGGAGGGGAGGATCTCAGGGACCAACCGGAGTGGCATCTTCCCCGCCAGCTACGTGCAG GGCGCTCTGTCCAATCCTCATCCCAACTCACTCCCACCTGCCCAGGTGCCAAACGCTGACGGTTCCACTGTGGTGCAACAACAACC ATACAAAGCAGTGTACAATTACAAACCCCAGAATGCTGATGAGTTGGAGCTCAGGGAAGGCGACATTGTACAAGTGATGGAGAAATGTGATGATGGCTGGTTTGTAG
- the sorbs3 gene encoding vinexin isoform X3 — protein MQSQRRLEAVGCPNGFSREPGGPSGQHILNSPDLTQEVVISPGLPTPPLSPFRSARVASGEFKASELNGSGLTSPSFGSYYGPSHPHGDLTNGMNSPTREERLIKFSGIGPVDETGMPIASRSSVNKPRDWYKSMFRQIHKKPEDSDLEDSESWTTRRLSANTEDEDADKHLFKLTPHGALPDWSQDVSELSDPGKQQRKPRSIFDFEPGKEVSSVGLKQNPVSPQTQPEKSPSVEASLVSELSRFEAELDLDIQGLETRLSQKKRPQRQGWGEEARTRDTTAAAKKGTTKYSNPSAPKQPIHHSVGPSPAFTHTFVDRLSGANDTMERSPKKEEKKMKAARAKFNFQAQSQKELTLHRGDIVYIHRQVDANWFEGEHHGRAGIFPTTYVEVLPPSEKPTPIKTPNLQVLDYGEAVALYTFNADLPVELSFRKGEVISITRCVDDKWLEGRISGTNRSGIFPASYVQVNKMPRTKYTTDDYSAGQLSPLSPGPQSPGRPLHSPCLQSPLSPSSPISVSPTQTHSPLKSSSPLPYGAASQPRSPALCKETANRWSPGSSKPSSPANHNCASPSAQSPASARSTGEPTGALSNPHPNSLPPAQVPNADGSTVVQQQPYKAVYNYKPQNADELELREGDIVQVMEKCDDGWFVGTSERTHAFGTFPGNYVSPV, from the exons ATGCAGTCGCAG CGACGTCTTGAAGCGGTTGGCTGTCCAAATGGCTTTTCCAGGGAGCCCGGGGGTCCTTCTGGTCAGCACATCCTAAATTCTCCAGATCTGACCCAAGAGGTGGTCATCTCCCCTGGACTGCCTACTCCTCCCCTGAGCCCCTTCCGCTCTGCCAGAGTTGCATCTGGAGAGTTTAAG GCGTCAGAGCTCAATGGAAGTGGACTAACGTCTCCAAGTTTTGGATCATACTATGGCCCCTCACATCCACATG GGGACCTCACCAATGGGATGAATTCACCCACGAGGGAGGAACGGCTCATCAAATTCTCAGGAATTGGCCCAGTGGATGAAACAGGGATGCCCATTGCCTCCAGATCA AGTGTAAACAAGCCAAGGGATTGGTACAAGAGCATGTTCAGACAAATTCACAAGAAGCCAGAGG ACTCTGATTTGGAGGATTCAGAGAGCTGGACCACTAGAC GCCTGTCTGCTAACACAGAGGATGAAGACGCAGACAAGCACCTCTTCAAACTAACGCCACATGGAGCCTTGCCAGACTG GAGCCAGGATGTCAGCGAGCTGTCAGACCCAGGAAAGCAGCAACGTAAACCTAGGAGCATATTCGACTTCGAGCCCGGAAAAGAGGTCTCCTCTGTAGGCCTCAAGCAG AACCCGGTGTCCCCACAAACACAGCCCGAGAAGTCCCCATCTGTTGAG GCCAGTCTGGTCTCAGAGCTGAGTCGGTTTGAGGCCGAGTTGGACTTGGATATCCAAGGCCTGGAGACGAGACTTTCCCAGAAGAAGCGGCCGCAGCGTCAAGGCTGGGGTGAG GAGGCCAGGACCAGGGACACCACTGCCGCTGCAAAGAAAGGAACCACAAAATACAG CAACCCATCAGCACCAAAGCAACCCATCCATCACTCTGTTGGCCCTTCACCAGCCTTCACTCATACATTTG TAGATCGACTTTCTGGTGCAAATGATACAATGGAGCGTTCGCCTAAGAAAGAAGAGAAGAAG ATGAAAGCAGCACGGGCCAAATTTAATTTCCAGGCTCAGTCACAAAA GGAGCTCACACTGCACAGAGGCGACATTGTTTACATCCACAGACAAGTGGACGCCAACTGGTTTGAAGGAGAACATCACGGCAGAGCGGGCATCTTCCCCACCACCTATGTGGAG GTTCTTCCGCCGTCAGAGAAGCCAACACCGATAAAGACCCCCAATTTACAGGTGCTAGACTATGGCGAAGCAGTGGCGTTGTATACTTTCAATGCCGACCTTCCAGTTGAACTTTCTTTTCGGAAA GGAGAAGTAATAAGTATAACCAGATGTGTGGATGACAAATGGCTGGAGGGGAGGATCTCAGGGACCAACCGGAGTGGCATCTTCCCCGCCAGCTACGTGCAGGTCAACAAGATGCCCCGCACCAAATACACCACGGATGACTACTCAGCAGGCCAATTGTCTCCTCTGTCCCCCGGACCGCAGAGTCCAGGACGTCCGCTCCACTCGCCTTGTCTGCAGTCACCTCTGTCCCCTTCCAGTCCCATCTCTGTCAGCCCCACACAAACTCACTCCCCCCTGAAGTCATCTTCACCTCTACCTTATGGTGCTGCTTCTCAGCCACGCTCTCCTGCGTTGTGCAAAGAAACAGCCAATCGATGGTCTCCCGGTTCCTCCAAACCTTCTTCCCCTGCCAATCACAACTGTGCGTCACCTTCTGCTCAGTCACCAGCTTCTGCACGAAGCACAGGAGAGCCAACA GGCGCTCTGTCCAATCCTCATCCCAACTCACTCCCACCTGCCCAGGTGCCAAACGCTGACGGTTCCACTGTGGTGCAACAACAACC ATACAAAGCAGTGTACAATTACAAACCCCAGAATGCTGATGAGTTGGAGCTCAGGGAAGGCGACATTGTACAAGTGATGGAGAAATGTGATGATGGCTGGTTTGTAG